In Dasania marina DSM 21967, one genomic interval encodes:
- a CDS encoding ion transporter: MSPQTTKEKLYNIIFGTETLAGRAFDLVLIGVILLSVVCVTLDSVDGYHQQYPNLLFTLEWFFTILFTLEYLTRLYCSPNPKGYATSFYGIVDLLAVIPTYLSLIFAASNFLIVVRLLRLLRIFRILKLFSYINEGHVLMRSIFMARRKIYLFLFSISIAVTLYGSLMYVVEGPEYGFDNIPTSIYWAIVTVTTVGYGDITPHTVPGQIIASLAMLTGYAILAVPTGILSAELINEMKKERAAYACRNCERAGHEQDAHFCKFCGTELWFTKTEHD; encoded by the coding sequence ATGAGCCCCCAGACCACCAAAGAAAAACTGTATAACATTATATTTGGCACCGAAACCTTAGCAGGGCGTGCATTTGATTTAGTGCTGATAGGGGTTATTTTACTTAGTGTTGTATGTGTCACATTAGACTCTGTAGACGGCTACCACCAGCAATACCCCAATCTACTGTTCACCTTAGAATGGTTTTTTACCATCCTTTTTACCCTAGAGTATCTTACTCGCTTGTATTGCTCACCCAACCCTAAAGGCTATGCCACTAGCTTTTATGGCATCGTTGATCTGCTCGCGGTTATCCCCACTTACCTGTCATTAATTTTTGCAGCATCTAACTTTTTAATTGTTGTTCGATTGCTACGCTTATTACGTATTTTTAGAATTTTAAAACTATTTAGCTATATCAATGAGGGCCATGTGCTAATGCGCTCCATCTTTATGGCCAGAAGAAAAATTTACCTATTTTTATTTTCCATCTCTATCGCCGTCACTCTCTACGGCTCGCTAATGTATGTCGTAGAAGGCCCCGAATACGGTTTTGATAATATTCCTACCAGTATTTACTGGGCCATAGTCACCGTTACCACAGTGGGTTATGGCGATATCACTCCGCATACGGTACCCGGTCAAATTATTGCCTCGCTGGCCATGTTAACTGGCTATGCCATACTCGCGGTGCCCACAGGTATATTAAGCGCTGAACTCATTAATGAAATGAAAAAAGAGCGCGCGGCCTACGCCTGCCGCAATTGCGAGCGCGCCGGCCACGAACAAGACGCCCATTTCTGCAAATTCTGCGGCACCGAATTATGGTTTACCAAAACAGAGCATGATTAA
- a CDS encoding secondary thiamine-phosphate synthase enzyme YjbQ: MIKKLSIKVNGQGLQAFTPLVQQQLSLCNIDEGLCTLFIQHTSASLLIQENYDASAQHDLENWLNRLVPENDSLYTHTLEGPDDMPAHIKAALTATSVSIPFMDGQLALGTWQGIYLWEHRHYTGQRQVIMHIGA; the protein is encoded by the coding sequence ATGATTAAAAAATTATCGATAAAAGTTAACGGCCAAGGCTTACAGGCCTTTACTCCGCTAGTGCAGCAACAGCTCAGCCTTTGTAATATCGATGAAGGCCTGTGCACCCTCTTTATTCAACACACCTCGGCTAGTTTATTAATACAGGAAAACTACGACGCCAGTGCCCAACACGATTTGGAAAACTGGCTAAACCGACTGGTGCCAGAAAACGACTCGTTATATACCCACACCTTAGAGGGGCCAGATGATATGCCGGCCCACATAAAAGCGGCCCTTACCGCCACCAGCGTTTCAATACCTTTTATGGACGGGCAATTAGCGCTGGGCACTTGGCAGGGCATTTATTTGTGGGAACACAGGCACTACACGGGTCAGCGCCAGGTGATTATGCACATAGGCGCTTAG
- a CDS encoding fatty acid cis/trans isomerase, giving the protein MKYSYAAVLLVVLSGCVAYAGHQLDQRFGEPQVRDRVVSEPASLEYRRDVKSILDNRCVVCHGCYDAPCQLKLSSFEGIDRGATKDKVYDGRRILSSNLSRLFIDADNTRQWRDKGFYPVLNEREQSPQNNLDGSLMYRLLTMKQHRPLPEVKQLGAEFDFNLNRDQQCPKIEEIDSFERNYPQWGMPYGLPGLNAQEFNKLKLWLQQGATVRDRVALSPEYQNKLLLWESFLNGDSNKHKLSARYIYEHLFIANLYFPDLPAGEYFRLVRSATASGEPIQVIPTRRPYDDPGAAPFYYRLQRVDGSITAKEHMPYRLDAARMMRWHQWFIKADYQVAELPSYNKKQSANPFITFEQLPIKSRYQFMLEEAAFTINGFIKGPVCRGQIALNVIDDHFWVLFVEPDETLMHNVERFLKHESEVLGFPAEKSSQTLPLLNWLAYSKSESEYIKEKESLKSLYLSKGKKLDLNFIWDGDGDNDNLALTVFRHFDSATVKKGLLGKQPKTAWLIDYPLLERIHYLLVSGFDVYGNTGHQLLTRLYMDFLRMEGERNFLNVLPSAAAKKELAFWYRDEEESVQQFIDNLASGNDENLAIDYQTDNPKAELFELVQQRVGNKLLSEDKLNRPVNTAVESSYMAAMQRLANFNGAAISYLPEVLLIRVQRDNTEDELYTLLSNRARSNVLTLLRERSTLMPKEQTVTLVQGVVGAYPNIFVQVPERQIADFVAEFTAIDSEQAYRKMLDSYGVRRTSSQFWPYSDWLHNYYQRREPIGSGLLDYNRIENR; this is encoded by the coding sequence ATGAAGTATAGCTACGCAGCGGTTTTACTAGTGGTTTTATCGGGATGTGTGGCCTATGCCGGCCATCAATTAGACCAGCGCTTTGGCGAACCGCAAGTGCGAGACAGAGTGGTTAGTGAGCCTGCTAGCCTAGAGTATAGGCGCGATGTGAAATCTATACTCGATAATCGCTGTGTAGTGTGTCACGGCTGCTACGATGCTCCCTGCCAATTAAAGTTATCCAGCTTCGAAGGCATAGATAGGGGCGCGACGAAAGATAAGGTCTACGATGGTAGGCGTATCTTGTCCAGTAATCTTAGCCGTTTATTTATCGATGCCGATAATACCCGGCAATGGCGTGACAAAGGCTTTTACCCCGTGCTGAATGAGCGTGAGCAATCGCCACAAAACAACCTAGATGGCAGCCTAATGTATAGGCTGTTAACGATGAAGCAGCACCGGCCCTTGCCCGAAGTAAAACAGCTGGGGGCAGAGTTTGATTTTAATTTAAATCGGGATCAGCAATGCCCAAAAATAGAAGAAATCGATAGCTTTGAGCGCAATTATCCGCAATGGGGTATGCCCTATGGTTTACCGGGTTTAAATGCGCAGGAGTTCAATAAGCTTAAATTATGGTTACAACAGGGTGCGACGGTGCGCGATAGGGTAGCGCTTAGCCCCGAGTATCAAAATAAACTGCTGCTATGGGAGAGCTTTTTAAATGGTGATAGCAATAAACATAAATTAAGTGCCCGTTATATCTATGAGCATTTGTTTATCGCTAATCTCTATTTTCCCGACTTACCTGCCGGTGAGTATTTTCGCTTAGTACGCTCTGCTACTGCTAGCGGCGAGCCCATACAAGTTATTCCTACACGTCGTCCCTATGACGACCCCGGAGCAGCACCTTTTTACTACCGTCTGCAACGCGTTGATGGCAGTATTACCGCTAAAGAACATATGCCTTATCGGTTAGATGCAGCACGCATGATGCGCTGGCATCAGTGGTTTATTAAAGCCGATTATCAAGTGGCTGAGCTGCCATCCTATAATAAAAAGCAATCGGCTAATCCCTTTATTACTTTTGAACAGTTGCCTATAAAATCACGTTATCAATTTATGTTAGAAGAGGCTGCTTTTACCATTAATGGTTTTATTAAAGGGCCTGTGTGTCGAGGCCAAATAGCCTTGAATGTCATTGATGATCATTTTTGGGTGTTATTTGTCGAGCCAGATGAAACGCTAATGCATAATGTTGAGCGATTTCTCAAACATGAGTCGGAGGTGTTAGGGTTTCCTGCAGAAAAAAGTAGCCAGACCTTGCCGTTATTAAATTGGTTGGCCTACTCCAAAAGCGAAAGCGAATATATCAAAGAAAAAGAAAGCTTAAAGAGCCTGTATTTATCTAAGGGTAAAAAACTCGACCTTAACTTTATTTGGGACGGTGATGGCGACAATGACAACCTGGCGCTAACTGTGTTTAGGCACTTTGATAGCGCTACAGTTAAAAAAGGTTTGCTAGGTAAGCAGCCAAAAACTGCCTGGCTCATTGATTACCCTTTGTTAGAGCGTATACATTATTTGCTGGTATCGGGCTTTGATGTTTACGGCAATACCGGCCACCAATTACTCACCCGTTTGTATATGGATTTTTTACGCATGGAAGGGGAGCGTAACTTCCTAAATGTTTTGCCATCAGCTGCTGCCAAAAAAGAGTTGGCCTTTTGGTATAGGGATGAAGAAGAGAGTGTGCAGCAGTTTATTGATAACTTGGCTTCCGGCAATGATGAAAATTTAGCTATAGACTATCAAACCGATAACCCTAAAGCAGAGTTGTTTGAGCTAGTACAGCAACGGGTGGGTAATAAGTTATTGTCAGAAGATAAGCTTAACCGGCCAGTAAATACTGCCGTTGAGTCATCTTATATGGCCGCTATGCAAAGACTGGCTAATTTTAATGGCGCTGCTATTAGCTACTTACCCGAAGTATTATTGATTCGAGTGCAAAGAGATAACACTGAGGACGAGTTATATACGCTGTTAAGCAACCGTGCCCGCAGTAATGTGCTGACCTTATTACGCGAACGGTCAACGCTGATGCCTAAGGAGCAAACCGTTACCTTGGTGCAAGGTGTGGTAGGGGCATATCCTAATATATTTGTACAAGTGCCAGAGCGGCAGATAGCAGATTTTGTTGCCGAGTTCACCGCTATTGATAGTGAACAAGCATACCGCAAGATGTTAGACAGCTATGGTGTGCGTAGAACATCGTCACAGTTTTGGCCCTATAGCGATTGGTTGCATAATTATTACCAACGCCGAGAGCCTATAGGGTCAGGTTTGCTGGATTATAACCGTATAGAGAATCGCTAG
- a CDS encoding 7TM diverse intracellular signaling domain-containing protein, with protein MTWAESAEVLQDDAVVSLMGSETFYSATPAALSSAVSSAPAQPAEFVKQLKPATAIDTVNGGGYWFYKKFINESQFNHWVIDPSNSIIDSLRVYVYQNGQVNQYSSGYLHDFKHGLSYAIDFNVQPGQVFEVLVYMESRYYTYTPKVEIKSYSQFYHQFAVKNFIVFACFGAILILACYNLFLGIWVRDRSNLYYSAYLLLSLVSWLAAFNALSDWFAWKSYWFLITPFFLTVSCNTLYIIHFLNLSSSNPRFVKYCYGFVLLTLAMAAAMPLFSMGEYMLLYGVTSSIWLLGALYIGIKRLLSGYKPARFFVLAFVVLALGVVASSLPIFISSTQYSNQYVVTLIAQTLDMLLLALALADRINILRADKETALSKMVETESWAMAKEKEANIKLQQALAISEDESQRKSDFLRMVSHELRTPLYSIISSVEQWDEIEDERGRKDLLEYMSYGAARLRMQVDNLVLLAETDNDELEPTAGPFEIRPLLDALCDNTKGLLNPGVEFVYRCHKSVPVSCVSDAYLFQHMLRTVLENACKYTEHGKIALYVQWDDDDGSLMIELTDTGCGMTQAQQRIMFNDFVQVSRGLERSSEGLGIGLTVCYRLSTVLGADLKIQSEVGVGTVVGLSMPVAVVSQAAVPANIGNIEKARVLIVEDNVVNAQILQSLVGLMGAQASIVDSGQEALKAIDESVFDIVLMDIQMPVMDGITATRWIRRRNHFMPIVAVTANSDSAVRSRCMEVGMNDFLVKPIRRGDLQRVMERQLFSSKPFRS; from the coding sequence ATGACGTGGGCCGAAAGCGCGGAAGTATTACAGGATGATGCTGTGGTCTCCCTAATGGGGTCAGAGACTTTTTATAGCGCTACCCCTGCGGCGCTAAGCAGTGCTGTTAGTTCTGCGCCGGCGCAACCGGCAGAGTTTGTTAAGCAGTTAAAACCAGCCACGGCTATAGATACCGTTAATGGTGGTGGCTATTGGTTTTATAAAAAGTTTATTAATGAAAGCCAGTTCAATCACTGGGTGATAGACCCCTCCAATTCTATTATCGATAGCCTGCGGGTGTATGTTTATCAAAACGGCCAAGTGAACCAGTATAGCAGCGGCTATTTACATGACTTCAAGCACGGGCTGAGTTACGCCATAGACTTTAACGTGCAGCCAGGGCAGGTTTTTGAAGTGCTGGTGTATATGGAAAGTCGTTATTACACCTATACACCCAAGGTAGAAATAAAATCCTACAGCCAGTTTTATCATCAGTTCGCAGTAAAAAACTTTATTGTTTTTGCCTGCTTTGGCGCGATATTGATATTAGCTTGTTACAACCTGTTTCTCGGTATTTGGGTTAGGGATAGAAGTAATCTGTACTACTCGGCCTACTTGCTGCTGAGCCTAGTCTCATGGTTGGCGGCCTTTAATGCCTTGTCGGATTGGTTTGCCTGGAAAAGTTACTGGTTTTTAATCACGCCTTTCTTTTTAACAGTAAGCTGTAATACGCTTTATATCATTCACTTTTTAAATTTATCCAGCAGTAATCCGCGCTTTGTAAAGTATTGCTATGGCTTTGTTTTATTGACCTTGGCAATGGCGGCCGCTATGCCCTTGTTCTCTATGGGAGAATATATGCTGCTCTATGGTGTGACTAGTAGCATATGGTTGCTGGGTGCGCTTTATATAGGTATCAAGCGTTTATTGTCGGGGTATAAACCCGCCCGATTTTTTGTTTTAGCGTTTGTGGTGTTGGCCTTAGGTGTGGTGGCGTCATCCTTGCCCATATTTATTTCTAGTACCCAATATAGTAATCAGTATGTGGTGACCTTAATTGCGCAGACTCTGGATATGTTGTTGCTGGCCTTAGCCTTGGCCGATAGGATTAATATACTTAGGGCCGATAAAGAAACAGCGTTGAGCAAAATGGTTGAAACAGAAAGCTGGGCTATGGCGAAAGAAAAAGAAGCCAATATAAAACTACAGCAGGCATTGGCTATATCTGAGGATGAGAGCCAACGTAAATCAGATTTTTTGCGCATGGTGAGCCATGAATTAAGAACCCCTTTGTATTCCATTATTTCCTCGGTAGAGCAGTGGGATGAAATAGAGGATGAGCGGGGGCGCAAAGACTTGCTGGAATATATGAGCTATGGCGCAGCGCGTTTGCGCATGCAGGTGGATAACCTAGTGCTATTAGCTGAAACCGATAATGATGAGTTAGAGCCCACCGCTGGCCCTTTCGAAATTCGCCCGCTGCTAGATGCCCTGTGTGATAACACCAAGGGGCTATTAAATCCAGGGGTGGAGTTTGTTTATCGTTGTCATAAGTCGGTGCCTGTTAGCTGTGTCAGTGATGCTTATTTATTCCAACATATGCTGCGCACCGTACTAGAGAATGCCTGTAAATATACTGAGCACGGCAAAATCGCTTTATATGTGCAATGGGATGACGATGATGGCAGCTTGATGATTGAGTTAACTGACACCGGTTGCGGTATGACGCAGGCTCAGCAGCGCATTATGTTTAATGACTTTGTGCAGGTGAGCCGCGGCTTAGAAAGAAGTTCAGAGGGTTTAGGTATAGGTTTAACCGTATGTTACCGCTTATCCACCGTGTTAGGTGCTGATTTGAAGATACAGTCAGAGGTGGGAGTGGGTACGGTGGTGGGCCTTAGCATGCCGGTAGCAGTGGTTTCTCAGGCCGCCGTGCCCGCTAATATAGGAAATATTGAAAAAGCGCGGGTATTAATTGTTGAGGACAATGTGGTGAACGCGCAGATTTTGCAAAGTCTAGTGGGGCTAATGGGCGCACAGGCTAGCATAGTCGACTCTGGTCAAGAGGCGTTAAAAGCCATTGATGAGAGTGTTTTTGATATTGTGTTAATGGATATACAAATGCCGGTTATGGATGGTATTACCGCTACTCGCTGGATACGCCGCCGTAATCACTTTATGCCTATAGTGGCAGTCACGGCTAATAGCGACTCTGCTGTGCGCAGCCGTTGTATGGAAGTGGGTATGAATGATTTTTTAGTGAAGCCTATAAGGCGTGGCGATTTACAGCGAGTAATGGAAAGGCAGTTGTTTTCCAGTAAGCCTTTTCGCAGCTAG
- a CDS encoding NAD(P)-binding protein encodes MEYSNAPSFIYRGGDMLDHPPFQQQNTKMYGFFIEGQLEAIQKCIDRDLNAAAAGRYHFKPLSNYVMLTFANIQKCYSSSPEDINKGWGVENDVCFWVPVGNIVTKNGKEYLDDFYWYTPYIWVNSPIAMVNGRDIYGYPKTIADITLPQHQAPDYFSAAVNSFKHYSPETQSQWNQALSIKNLMPGEAPVEQWDDFVDAIKGIFELADGAHLYRPDINGFKEILSDLTQPKLAQIFLRQLPNGDGQKAAYQAIVEAPAIINSFTAGGLLLGDYEVTIEQVDSLPIAQDLGVKIGAQSSVFNFWMDFGFTVPAAETLVNNSHIAAKQKIAILGGGVASCTAAMALTNQPGWQDKYDITLYQKGWRIGGKGASGRNSAMGERIEEHGLHIWFGFYRNAFEYIQQAYTVLNRPEGSTLRTWQDAFKPHNYVVNMEHFNNEWTPWCLDFPTTGGNPGIGTESVSAWKLIRTIYAYIHEWLGDIRQEIKRVESVEKARNKQTPKSLKARLLSLDDWIIDEIKEAHDDIESVVSGLHNFIESLPDEISAQKISERSLLKHILEEIKEWLEEEASEYLNDNATIRHLFIGIDLGITVVAGMIRDDIIHDGYDVINHLDFREWLRRNGANETYTVQSTTVRALYDLIFAFEDGDINQANVEAGTMLRGMLRIGLCYNGSIMWKMQAGMGDTIFTPYYQLLKQRGVKFKFFHAVDELILDPNDPSTVQQIRINRQVDLVDGEEGYHPLVNVKSIGCWPSAPLYPQIVPKQAQLLQENQIDLESFWSEWPSVYQQHYGKPLPQTILEKGKDFDLVIHGMSIGGLPYNCQQLLQHSPALATCHQKVKTVVTQAYQLWTNSSLPELGWQHYSDTGEQPVMTSWTEPVDTWAAMNQLLDKEDWSDLQLDPKNVAYYCGVQNISEIPAKDDYDFPQRCKDKVQHNCLQQIKHELYSLWPNAGTPNSFDWQVLTSPNQLQGEQRFQDQYWRSNINPSERYVQSLVDSSKHRINTKISDFTNIYFTGDWIQTGLNAGCVEAATMAGLQTSRAICGYPKIIKGEFDFGDSDL; translated from the coding sequence ATGGAATACTCAAACGCACCTTCTTTTATTTACCGTGGCGGCGATATGCTAGACCACCCCCCCTTTCAACAACAAAACACCAAGATGTATGGATTTTTTATTGAGGGTCAGTTGGAAGCCATACAAAAATGCATCGATAGAGATCTCAACGCCGCAGCCGCAGGCCGCTATCACTTTAAGCCCCTCTCTAATTATGTGATGCTCACCTTTGCCAATATACAAAAATGCTACTCCTCATCACCAGAGGATATTAACAAAGGCTGGGGGGTAGAAAATGATGTGTGCTTCTGGGTACCCGTGGGCAACATAGTCACCAAAAACGGCAAAGAATATTTAGATGATTTTTATTGGTACACCCCCTATATATGGGTTAACAGCCCCATCGCCATGGTTAACGGCCGCGACATCTACGGCTACCCCAAAACCATCGCCGACATCACCCTACCCCAACACCAGGCACCCGACTACTTTAGTGCCGCGGTGAACAGCTTTAAACATTACTCCCCCGAAACCCAATCTCAGTGGAACCAAGCGCTAAGCATAAAAAACCTAATGCCAGGCGAAGCGCCGGTAGAACAATGGGATGACTTCGTCGATGCCATTAAAGGAATTTTTGAGCTAGCTGATGGTGCTCATTTATACCGCCCAGACATTAACGGCTTTAAAGAAATCCTTAGCGACCTCACTCAACCCAAGCTGGCGCAAATATTCCTCAGGCAATTACCTAACGGCGATGGCCAAAAAGCCGCTTATCAAGCCATAGTTGAAGCCCCCGCCATCATCAACAGCTTTACCGCAGGCGGCCTACTGCTGGGCGACTATGAAGTGACTATTGAACAAGTAGACAGCCTACCCATTGCTCAGGATCTGGGGGTAAAAATAGGTGCGCAAAGCTCGGTGTTTAATTTCTGGATGGACTTTGGCTTTACCGTACCCGCCGCTGAAACCTTGGTGAATAACAGCCATATAGCCGCCAAACAAAAAATCGCCATCTTAGGCGGCGGCGTAGCCTCTTGCACCGCTGCCATGGCACTGACCAACCAACCCGGCTGGCAAGATAAATACGATATCACCTTATACCAAAAAGGCTGGCGCATAGGCGGCAAAGGCGCCAGCGGCCGCAACAGCGCCATGGGTGAACGCATAGAGGAGCACGGCCTGCATATATGGTTTGGTTTTTATAGAAACGCCTTTGAATATATACAGCAGGCCTACACCGTACTCAATCGCCCCGAAGGTAGCACCCTGCGCACTTGGCAAGATGCCTTTAAGCCCCACAACTACGTGGTGAATATGGAGCACTTTAATAATGAATGGACACCCTGGTGTTTGGACTTCCCCACCACTGGCGGCAACCCAGGGATAGGCACCGAGTCGGTCAGCGCATGGAAATTAATCCGTACCATTTATGCCTATATACACGAATGGCTAGGCGATATACGCCAGGAAATAAAACGAGTAGAGAGCGTAGAAAAAGCCCGCAATAAACAAACCCCGAAATCCTTAAAAGCTAGGCTGTTATCACTGGACGACTGGATAATCGATGAAATCAAAGAGGCTCATGATGATATAGAGAGCGTAGTCAGCGGCCTGCATAATTTTATCGAATCCCTACCGGACGAAATTTCGGCACAAAAAATATCTGAGCGCTCACTACTCAAACATATATTGGAGGAAATTAAAGAATGGCTGGAAGAGGAAGCTAGCGAATACCTCAACGACAACGCCACTATACGCCATCTATTTATAGGCATAGATCTGGGCATTACCGTAGTCGCTGGCATGATACGCGACGATATTATTCACGACGGTTACGATGTTATTAACCACCTGGATTTTCGCGAGTGGTTGCGACGCAACGGCGCCAATGAAACCTACACCGTGCAATCCACCACCGTGCGCGCGCTCTATGATTTAATCTTCGCCTTTGAAGATGGCGATATTAATCAAGCCAATGTCGAAGCCGGCACCATGCTTAGAGGTATGCTACGCATAGGCCTGTGCTACAACGGCAGTATTATGTGGAAGATGCAGGCCGGCATGGGCGACACCATCTTTACACCCTACTATCAATTATTAAAACAGCGTGGCGTTAAATTTAAATTTTTCCACGCAGTGGATGAGTTAATCCTAGACCCTAACGACCCCAGCACCGTGCAGCAAATACGCATCAATCGGCAAGTAGATTTAGTGGACGGCGAAGAAGGCTATCACCCCTTGGTGAATGTTAAGAGCATAGGCTGCTGGCCCAGCGCACCGCTGTACCCACAAATCGTGCCTAAGCAGGCGCAGTTGCTACAAGAAAACCAAATAGACTTAGAAAGTTTTTGGAGCGAGTGGCCCAGCGTTTATCAGCAACACTACGGCAAACCGCTGCCACAAACCATCCTAGAAAAAGGCAAAGATTTCGACTTGGTGATACACGGCATGTCCATAGGCGGCCTGCCCTATAATTGCCAGCAGCTACTGCAGCACAGCCCCGCCTTAGCCACCTGCCATCAAAAGGTTAAAACCGTGGTTACTCAAGCCTATCAACTGTGGACTAACTCCAGCCTACCCGAATTAGGTTGGCAGCATTATTCTGATACCGGAGAACAACCGGTGATGACCTCATGGACCGAACCGGTAGACACCTGGGCCGCCATGAATCAACTGCTAGATAAAGAGGATTGGAGCGACCTGCAACTAGACCCGAAAAACGTGGCCTATTATTGTGGCGTGCAAAACATTAGCGAAATACCGGCTAAAGATGATTATGATTTCCCCCAACGCTGCAAAGACAAGGTGCAGCATAATTGCCTACAACAAATCAAACACGAGCTTTATAGCCTATGGCCCAATGCTGGTACCCCCAATAGCTTCGACTGGCAGGTGCTTACCTCCCCCAATCAACTACAGGGCGAACAGCGTTTTCAAGATCAGTACTGGCGCTCTAACATCAACCCCTCAGAGCGTTACGTGCAATCGCTAGTCGATAGCAGTAAACACCGCATTAATACCAAAATCAGCGACTTTACTAATATCTACTTTACTGGTGACTGGATACAAACGGGCTTAAATGCTGGCTGTGTAGAAGCCGCCACCATGGCAGGCCTACAAACATCCAGAGCCATATGCGGCTACCCTAAAATTATTAAAGGAGAATTCGACTTCGGTGATTCAGACTTATAA
- the sthA gene encoding Si-specific NAD(P)(+) transhydrogenase → MSSENQYDIIIIGSGPAGQKAAVQAAKAGKRVAMIEADKVLGGACVHRGTIPSKTLRENALRIAHLRDHAELFSFSLRPDTEMAALIDNMHAVISAHDEYIHKQISRNKINRVHGRASFVDNKTLTVDVPGGEPEIYKADYFVIATGSIPRHVDNIEVDHEYIYDSDSILSMMYLPQTLTVLGGGVIASEYASIFASLGVRVTMIDRYPRPLGFLDADLTDRFVHAFEASGAQFIPNVNVQRVYWDGVSQVITELEGGRIVRSEKLLSAAGRVANVEGLCIENAGLSLSERGIIPVDKHCKTVVDNIYAAGDVIGPPSLASASMEQGRRASLGALGIDLGEMTDMIPSGIYAIPELSTVGMNETQAGEGYGDIIVGYARFEEIARGQISGVQDGLLKIISCPKGKKILGVAIVGEGATELIHIGQMALLSNMEVDGLVENIFNFPTLAEAYRVAALHIVGQRSAR, encoded by the coding sequence GTGAGTAGCGAAAACCAGTACGACATTATAATAATAGGCAGCGGCCCGGCCGGACAAAAAGCGGCAGTGCAAGCAGCGAAGGCTGGCAAGCGGGTCGCTATGATAGAAGCCGATAAAGTCTTGGGGGGAGCCTGTGTTCATAGAGGAACCATACCCAGTAAAACTCTGCGGGAAAATGCGCTGCGCATTGCTCATTTACGCGACCACGCCGAGTTATTTTCATTTTCACTGCGCCCCGATACCGAAATGGCCGCGCTTATAGACAATATGCACGCGGTTATTAGCGCCCACGACGAATACATACATAAACAAATCAGCCGTAATAAAATTAACCGTGTGCATGGCCGAGCTAGTTTTGTCGACAATAAAACACTCACTGTTGATGTGCCCGGCGGCGAACCTGAAATTTATAAGGCCGATTATTTTGTTATAGCCACCGGTTCTATACCCAGGCATGTCGATAATATAGAAGTGGATCACGAATATATTTATGACAGTGATTCGATACTGTCTATGATGTATTTACCGCAAACATTGACGGTCTTGGGTGGCGGCGTTATTGCTAGTGAATACGCCTCTATCTTTGCCAGCTTAGGCGTGCGGGTAACCATGATAGATCGCTATCCCCGGCCCTTAGGGTTTTTAGATGCCGATTTAACCGACCGCTTCGTACATGCTTTTGAAGCCAGTGGCGCGCAATTTATACCCAATGTAAATGTGCAGCGGGTTTATTGGGACGGTGTTTCTCAGGTTATTACCGAATTAGAAGGCGGGCGCATCGTACGCAGCGAAAAACTATTATCGGCGGCGGGCAGGGTAGCTAACGTTGAGGGCCTGTGTATAGAAAATGCCGGCCTATCCTTAAGCGAGCGTGGTATTATCCCGGTTGATAAGCATTGTAAAACCGTGGTTGATAATATTTATGCGGCGGGCGATGTTATAGGGCCGCCTTCTTTGGCATCGGCCTCTATGGAACAGGGTAGACGAGCCAGCTTGGGCGCACTGGGCATAGACCTAGGTGAAATGACTGATATGATACCCTCAGGTATCTATGCTATCCCCGAATTATCCACGGTAGGCATGAATGAGACTCAGGCCGGCGAAGGCTACGGTGATATTATCGTGGGTTATGCCCGCTTTGAAGAGATAGCCCGCGGCCAAATTTCCGGTGTGCAGGACGGTTTGTTAAAAATAATATCCTGCCCCAAAGGCAAAAAGATTTTAGGTGTAGCCATAGTGGGTGAGGGTGCTACCGAGCTTATACACATAGGCCAAATGGCGCTGTTGTCGAATATGGAAGTGGATGGCTTAGTAGAAAATATTTTTAACTTCCCCACCTTAGCAGAGGCCTATAGGGTAGCTGCATTGCATATAGTGGGGCAGCGGTCAGCTCGCTAA